Proteins from one Malania oleifera isolate guangnan ecotype guangnan chromosome 4, ASM2987363v1, whole genome shotgun sequence genomic window:
- the LOC131153380 gene encoding uncharacterized protein LOC131153380 — MALAQEEKVAEMYRQTLDAREKYVLAQNQLHETELREQALKAEIDRLRREEIPAREATAAASASRTAVKKYKDSNQFVIDTSKAYRVGFRRCRDQVRTKHPEIPLDGVSSHGYGEESPESAEDLEEDEEGEEEEEAGEGSKAN; from the coding sequence ATGGCTCTGGCCCAGGAGGAGAAAGTCGCGGAGATGTATCGCCAGACACTGGACGCAAGGGAAAAATATGTCCTCGCTCAGAACCAACTGCATGAGACCGAGCTCCGCGAGCAAGCTTTGAAGGCAGAGATCGATCGCCTTCGTAGGGAGGAAATTCCTGCCCGAGAAGCTACTGCTGCTGCTTCTGCTTCCCGAACTGCAGTGAAGAAATACAAGGACTCCAATCAATTTGTTATCGACACCTCTAAAGCTTACCGAGTTGGATTCAGGAGGTGTCGTGATCAAGTGAGGACTAAACATCCCGAGATCCCTCTTGATGGTGTAAGCTCTCATGGCTATGGCGAGGAGAGCCCCGAGTCTGCGGAGGATctggaagaggatgaagaaggggaggaggaggaggaagctggAGAAGGGAGCAAAGCAAATTAG